A genome region from Fusibacter sp. A1 includes the following:
- a CDS encoding DUF4345 family protein, with protein sequence MEQRSNKVKAPSKDVSFLKKARKHLFTIFIMLPGILFLFLGFQWLVAPEDAAAALMMPLLNGAGLNSQIGDIGGLFLGMGLLVMGAVTTKKSDLLLSVSVLLSCIATYRLISFALCDATLIVQMFVVETVIAIWYLVASKKMNEREQKNA encoded by the coding sequence ATGGAACAGAGAAGTAATAAAGTTAAAGCACCTTCTAAAGATGTAAGTTTTTTAAAAAAGGCAAGAAAACATCTGTTTACAATTTTCATCATGCTACCAGGAATTTTGTTCTTGTTTCTAGGATTTCAGTGGTTGGTTGCACCGGAAGATGCAGCCGCTGCACTGATGATGCCGTTATTAAATGGAGCTGGCCTTAATAGTCAAATCGGTGATATCGGTGGACTTTTCCTTGGTATGGGACTTTTGGTTATGGGTGCAGTCACAACAAAAAAATCGGATTTGCTATTATCAGTTTCAGTGCTATTATCTTGTATAGCAACATATCGTTTAATTTCTTTTGCCCTATGTGATGCAACGCTTATTGTTCAAATGTTTGTTGTAGAAACGGTAATAGCAATTTGGTATTTAGTTGCTTCAAAAAAAATGAATGAGAGGGAGCAAAAGAATGCATAA
- a CDS encoding arylsulfatase, with product MHKSKILSTLLVCSTLTINSFSYAATAYSKDDYLDKINPPDDPNVVVILVDDLGFTDLGVYGSEIKTPNIDRLANQGVKFSNFHTSASCAPSRAMLLTGVDNHLAGVPNIPEALPPEQASEDNYQGVLSNNVATVASILNDDGYHTYMTGKWHLGKTKENLPYNRGFERTLSMADTGADNWEQRPYMSMYDHAHWTKDGKEIQLEAPFYSSELLVDEMIGFIDSNMDDGKPFFSYVSFLAVHMPVQAPEEFTDMYLETYEEGWTALRDSRYGSAKEIGLVPKDSDMLHHDFIDDWDDLSEEEKEFEAKRMAVYAGMVSAMDYNVGRLIDYLEAVGQLENTIFIITSDNGPDGASMADSEIQSMGYTHNYHDLGEIGSFNYIDQNFASAAASPLTYFKFYSGEGGLRVPLIFTGPGIDKREGFQNAFTHVTDITPTILEMTDTEAPEGRFSGREVEPITGKNLTPILKGTKDSIYSEDDYVGYEVAGNLALFNNGYKLMLNRPSLGDSEWYLFDIVNDPGETKDLKYDNPVQFQHMMNLYQRYTKEKGVLPVPDNYNQIYEVSQKIGRKKLGNTLVVLILVFLTTSIFALFGRQKKILYKETEKIS from the coding sequence ATGCATAAGTCCAAAATACTATCAACTCTTCTAGTATGTAGTACATTGACAATTAATTCATTTTCATATGCTGCTACTGCATATTCTAAGGATGACTATTTGGATAAGATAAATCCTCCAGACGATCCGAATGTTGTTGTTATCCTAGTCGACGATCTAGGTTTTACAGATCTAGGTGTATATGGTAGTGAAATAAAAACACCTAACATTGATAGGTTAGCGAATCAGGGAGTTAAGTTTTCTAACTTTCACACGTCTGCAAGCTGTGCACCCTCAAGAGCAATGCTCCTTACTGGGGTAGATAATCACTTGGCAGGTGTGCCAAATATACCAGAAGCGCTGCCACCAGAACAAGCATCAGAAGACAATTATCAAGGTGTTCTCAGTAATAATGTTGCAACGGTTGCATCTATCTTAAACGATGATGGTTACCATACTTACATGACAGGGAAATGGCATCTTGGGAAAACAAAAGAGAATTTGCCCTACAATAGAGGTTTTGAACGCACACTATCAATGGCTGATACGGGTGCTGACAATTGGGAGCAAAGACCATACATGTCCATGTATGATCATGCTCATTGGACCAAAGATGGTAAGGAAATACAACTGGAAGCACCTTTTTATTCTTCTGAACTTTTAGTCGATGAAATGATTGGCTTTATTGACTCAAATATGGATGATGGAAAGCCATTCTTCTCATATGTTTCTTTCCTAGCGGTGCATATGCCCGTACAAGCGCCAGAGGAGTTCACTGACATGTACTTGGAAACTTATGAAGAGGGCTGGACTGCCTTGCGTGACAGTCGTTATGGTTCTGCGAAGGAAATTGGTCTGGTTCCAAAGGACAGTGACATGCTTCACCATGATTTCATAGATGATTGGGATGATTTAAGTGAAGAAGAAAAAGAGTTTGAGGCCAAAAGAATGGCGGTCTATGCAGGCATGGTATCAGCTATGGATTATAATGTTGGTCGCTTAATAGACTATTTGGAAGCCGTTGGGCAACTAGAGAATACAATTTTCATTATCACATCAGACAATGGTCCAGATGGTGCCAGTATGGCAGATAGTGAAATACAATCAATGGGCTATACACACAATTATCATGACTTAGGAGAAATTGGCAGTTTTAATTATATTGATCAGAACTTTGCCAGTGCAGCAGCTTCGCCACTGACCTACTTTAAGTTTTATTCCGGTGAAGGTGGACTTCGAGTGCCGCTTATTTTCACAGGTCCTGGTATTGATAAGCGTGAAGGTTTTCAAAATGCCTTTACTCATGTAACCGATATTACCCCAACTATCCTTGAAATGACAGATACAGAGGCACCTGAGGGGAGGTTCTCGGGTAGAGAAGTTGAACCTATAACAGGAAAAAACCTTACCCCAATTTTGAAAGGGACAAAGGATTCTATATATTCAGAGGATGACTACGTGGGATATGAGGTTGCAGGAAATCTAGCCTTGTTCAATAATGGCTATAAGTTAATGTTGAATCGTCCATCTCTGGGTGATAGTGAATGGTATCTATTTGACATAGTGAATGATCCTGGTGAAACTAAGGATTTAAAATATGACAATCCTGTTCAGTTTCAACATATGATGAACTTGTATCAACGTTATACCAAAGAAAAAGGTGTGTTACCTGTACCAGATAATTATAACCAAATATACGAAGTAAGTCAGAAGATAGGACGTAAAAAATTAGGTAATACACTGGTTGTACTGATTCTTGTTTTCCTTACTACAAGTATATTCGCCCTGTTTGGGAGACAAAAGAAAATCTTGTATAAAGAAACTGAAAAAATCTCTTAG
- a CDS encoding anaerobic sulfatase maturase — protein sequence MDTFHLMAKPAGPACNLNCTYCFYLEKKKYYNQGKTSMSDRVLKTYIKKYIQSQKRQSVVFTWQGGEPTLLGLDFFRKVVKYQKQFKQNKIISNSLQTNGTLINDTWCRFLKKNKFLVGISLDGPEEIHNIHRKYSSGSSTCSHVEKAIKLLQKYDVDFNVLTTVNDINVKESQKLYDYYKRMGIKYIQFIPIVERSSEEPDNVTNLNLSSPEDLNSENQVTPWSVDPERYGNFLVEIFDRWVRNDIGKTFYMNFEWALSAVIHGVSGSCHFAKKCGSAGIVEHNGDVYSCDHYVYPSNKIGNILQDDLSLIFNSNKQEIFGNEKQKGLSEECINCQVLHLCYGGCPKHRFVEGQNYLCSAYKRFFTHIKPYAEAARDLIKQGKPLTDLMMIRIIDK from the coding sequence ATGGATACTTTTCACCTGATGGCAAAGCCTGCAGGACCTGCATGCAATCTTAACTGCACTTATTGCTTTTATCTTGAGAAGAAAAAGTATTATAACCAAGGCAAGACTTCTATGAGTGATCGTGTTTTGAAAACATATATCAAGAAGTACATCCAATCTCAAAAAAGGCAGAGTGTAGTGTTTACCTGGCAAGGAGGAGAACCAACCTTGCTGGGACTTGACTTCTTCAGAAAAGTCGTGAAATATCAAAAACAGTTCAAGCAAAATAAAATCATATCAAATTCTCTTCAAACAAACGGGACTTTGATCAACGATACATGGTGTCGTTTTCTAAAAAAAAATAAATTTCTAGTAGGTATCAGTCTAGATGGTCCCGAGGAGATTCATAACATTCATAGAAAGTACAGTAGTGGTAGTAGTACATGTAGCCATGTAGAGAAGGCTATTAAGCTTTTACAAAAGTATGATGTGGATTTCAACGTCCTTACTACTGTAAATGATATAAACGTCAAAGAATCCCAAAAACTTTATGACTACTATAAGAGAATGGGTATTAAGTACATTCAATTTATTCCTATTGTGGAAAGATCAAGTGAAGAACCTGATAATGTTACGAATCTGAATCTTTCCTCCCCTGAGGACCTAAATAGTGAAAACCAAGTTACGCCTTGGTCTGTTGATCCGGAGCGTTATGGTAATTTTCTTGTTGAGATATTTGACAGATGGGTACGTAATGATATAGGGAAAACATTCTATATGAATTTCGAATGGGCCTTAAGTGCTGTTATTCATGGTGTATCAGGTAGCTGTCATTTTGCAAAAAAATGTGGTAGTGCTGGGATTGTTGAACACAACGGTGATGTCTACTCATGTGATCACTATGTATATCCTTCAAATAAAATTGGAAATATACTTCAAGATGATCTATCATTAATTTTCAATTCAAATAAGCAAGAGATTTTTGGAAATGAAAAGCAAAAGGGGCTAAGTGAAGAATGTATAAACTGTCAAGTCCTTCATCTCTGTTACGGCGGATGTCCCAAACATCGATTTGTTGAAGGTCAGAACTATTTGTGCAGTGCGTATAAAAGGTTCTTCACACACATTAAACCATATGCAGAAGCAGCTAGAGACTTAATCAAACAAGGGAAACCATTAACAGATTTGATGATGATAAGAATAATTGATAAGTAA